One window of Sphingomonas sp. KC8 genomic DNA carries:
- a CDS encoding PAS domain-containing sensor histidine kinase: MPVSKGHSLQLADELNLLIDGAQGLAIYMVDPAGRVTIWNRGGERLTGWAADEVIGRDDALFYPADAIAAGRPAADLAAARTAGRLEREDWCIRKDGSEFLASIAITALSDDSGAARGFAKVLADITDRRAAEAALRTSESHLRSILSTVPDAMVVIDERGDILSFSAAAERLFGYREAEVVGNNVSMLMPSPDRERHDGYIRRYLQTGEKRIIGIGRVVFGERRDGSTFPMELAIGEAAGSESRLFTGFIRDLTERRRTQEQLEELQSELIHVARVSAMGTMASTLAHELNQPITAVTNYVEAIRDLLGQPDPDDLPMIREALDDAAKEALRAGHIVRRLRDFVARGEVEKTVEKLPQLINEAAVLGLMGASERGIAPRFDLDPYASPVLVDRVQIQQVLINLIRNAVDAMASAPERRLVVTSQPDQPGFVRVTVADTGPGVAPDVAAQLFSAFVSTKKDGMGLGLSICRTIVEANGGRIWMEPGADGGTRFHFTLVRADAEEAS, from the coding sequence ATGCCGGTTTCCAAGGGTCATTCGCTTCAGCTCGCTGACGAACTCAATCTGCTGATCGATGGCGCGCAGGGGCTGGCCATCTACATGGTCGATCCTGCTGGCCGGGTCACGATCTGGAACCGGGGGGGCGAACGCCTCACCGGCTGGGCCGCCGACGAAGTTATCGGCCGCGATGATGCCCTGTTCTATCCGGCCGATGCGATTGCCGCTGGCCGGCCGGCCGCCGATCTCGCCGCGGCCCGCACCGCCGGCCGGCTCGAACGCGAAGACTGGTGCATCCGCAAGGATGGGTCCGAATTTCTCGCCAGCATCGCGATCACCGCTTTGTCCGACGATAGCGGTGCTGCGCGCGGCTTTGCCAAGGTGCTGGCGGATATCACCGATCGCCGGGCCGCCGAAGCCGCGCTCAGGACCAGCGAAAGCCATCTGCGCTCGATTCTGTCCACCGTGCCCGATGCGATGGTCGTCATCGACGAACGTGGCGACATATTGTCCTTCAGCGCCGCGGCCGAACGGCTGTTCGGCTATCGCGAGGCCGAAGTCGTCGGCAACAATGTCAGTATGCTGATGCCTTCGCCCGATCGCGAACGGCATGATGGCTATATCCGGCGCTACCTGCAAACCGGGGAAAAACGCATCATCGGCATCGGCCGTGTCGTATTCGGCGAACGGCGCGATGGATCGACCTTTCCGATGGAACTGGCCATCGGCGAGGCGGCGGGCAGCGAATCCCGCTTGTTCACCGGTTTCATCCGCGATCTCACCGAACGGCGGCGCACCCAGGAACAGCTTGAAGAATTACAGTCCGAACTGATCCATGTTGCCCGCGTCAGCGCGATGGGCACGATGGCGTCCACCCTGGCGCACGAACTCAACCAGCCGATCACCGCCGTCACCAATTATGTCGAAGCAATCCGTGATCTGCTCGGCCAGCCCGATCCCGATGATCTGCCGATGATCCGCGAAGCGCTGGACGACGCCGCGAAGGAAGCCTTGCGCGCCGGCCATATCGTGCGCCGTCTGCGCGATTTCGTGGCGCGCGGCGAAGTCGAAAAAACCGTCGAAAAATTGCCGCAACTGATCAACGAAGCCGCCGTCCTTGGCCTGATGGGCGCCAGCGAAAGGGGCATCGCCCCGCGTTTCGATCTCGATCCTTATGCGTCGCCCGTGCTGGTCGATCGGGTGCAGATCCAGCAGGTGCTGATCAACCTCATTCGCAACGCGGTCGATGCGATGGCGTCCGCTCCCGAACGCCGGCTCGTCGTCACCAGCCAGCCCGATCAGCCGGGTTTCGTGCGCGTCACCGTCGCCGATACCGGTCCGGGGGTTGCCCCCGATGTGGCCGCCCAGCTCTTTTCCGCCTTTGTCAGCACCAAGAAGGACGGCATGGGCCTTGGTCTTTCGATCTGCCGGACGATCGTCGAAGCCAATGGTGGCCGCATCTGGATGGAACCGGGCGCGGACGGCGGAACCCGATTTCATTTCACGCTGGTGCGCGCCGATGCAGAGGAAGCCTCATGA
- a CDS encoding universal stress protein, protein MLKDILAVVEGGDQCLPAIDTAIALARRHDAHLGVTVLTEQAILITAYDPIGYAWPAPERDTEHEQQLAAIRDRVTQMGIAADVRGFCDDPTLLPGLVNVEGRYADLVLFGPSSCWVDTRLRRHAIEATVIGAGAHTLLSPDDWQPGPVTHAVLGWNASAEAARAARALIAFADPGARIDVVTIDAVPSPDGHGPAPGSDIARHLARHGFQVDVHREASAGQPIAQVLQSFTRDRGADLLAIGAFAHSRFREILLGGVTRDLIAGTQLPILMVH, encoded by the coding sequence ATGCTCAAAGACATATTGGCGGTTGTCGAAGGCGGCGATCAATGCCTGCCGGCCATCGATACGGCCATTGCACTGGCCCGGCGCCACGACGCCCATCTCGGTGTCACGGTGCTGACGGAACAGGCCATCCTGATCACGGCCTATGATCCGATCGGCTATGCCTGGCCCGCGCCGGAGCGTGACACGGAACATGAACAGCAGCTCGCCGCCATCCGCGATCGGGTCACGCAAATGGGCATTGCCGCGGATGTCCGCGGATTTTGCGACGATCCCACCTTGCTGCCGGGTCTCGTCAATGTCGAAGGGCGCTATGCCGATCTGGTGCTGTTCGGTCCGTCCTCCTGTTGGGTCGACACCCGCCTGCGCCGCCATGCGATCGAAGCAACGGTGATTGGTGCCGGCGCCCACACGCTGCTTTCACCGGATGATTGGCAGCCCGGCCCTGTCACCCATGCCGTGCTGGGGTGGAACGCGTCGGCCGAAGCCGCCCGCGCCGCGCGCGCGCTGATCGCCTTTGCCGATCCCGGCGCGCGGATCGATGTGGTGACGATCGATGCCGTGCCGTCGCCGGATGGCCACGGGCCGGCGCCCGGCAGCGATATCGCCCGCCACCTGGCCCGCCACGGATTTCAGGTGGACGTCCACCGCGAAGCATCCGCCGGCCAGCCGATCGCACAGGTTCTGCAGTCGTTCACGCGCGATCGCGGCGCCGATTTGCTGGCGATCGGCGCCTTCGCCCATTCGCGCTTCCGCGAAATCCTGTTGGGCGGCGTGACACGCGATCTGATCGCCGGAACACAATTGCCGATCCTCATGGTCCATTGA
- a CDS encoding Crp/Fnr family transcriptional regulator yields MSRWHRTATGHKGGDFPMYVEPSGQDGEAEAGHDPSPCASCAVRADAFCGSLAAPALGELHRLGRKVRLKRGQALIWQGAESTLVGNVLEGVLKMSAMSRDGREQIVGLAYPADFIGRPFGKNSRQTITALSDAHLCVFSRAAFDSFATGHAGMGEALLRRALDDLDGARRWMLLLGRTSAMERVATLLLDAAERLEGAAGKTFALPFSRQQMADILGMAIETVSRTMTRLRDGGVIALPGGRQIAVRDRNALREAAGG; encoded by the coding sequence GTGAGCCGGTGGCACCGAACTGCCACCGGCCACAAGGGCGGAGATTTTCCGATGTATGTCGAGCCATCGGGGCAGGATGGAGAAGCGGAGGCGGGGCATGATCCGTCGCCATGCGCAAGCTGTGCGGTGCGCGCCGATGCGTTTTGCGGGTCCCTTGCGGCGCCGGCGCTGGGCGAACTGCATCGGCTGGGCCGCAAGGTTCGGCTGAAGCGCGGGCAGGCGCTGATCTGGCAGGGGGCTGAATCCACGCTGGTCGGCAACGTGCTGGAAGGCGTGCTCAAAATGTCCGCCATGTCGCGCGACGGGCGCGAGCAGATTGTGGGCCTGGCTTATCCTGCCGATTTCATCGGCCGGCCGTTCGGCAAGAACAGCCGCCAGACGATCACCGCGCTGAGCGACGCGCATCTGTGCGTGTTCAGCCGGGCGGCGTTCGATTCCTTTGCGACAGGCCATGCCGGGATGGGCGAAGCGTTGCTGCGCCGCGCGCTCGACGATCTGGATGGCGCGCGGCGCTGGATGCTGCTGCTGGGCCGCACATCGGCGATGGAGCGCGTCGCCACCTTGCTGCTGGATGCGGCCGAGCGGCTGGAAGGCGCGGCCGGCAAGACGTTCGCCCTGCCGTTCAGCCGCCAGCAGATGGCCGACATACTGGGCATGGCGATCGAAACCGTAAGCCGGACGATGACCCGCCTGCGCGACGGGGGCGTGATCGCGCTGCCGGGCGGGCGGCAGATCGCGGTGCGTGACAGGAATGCGCTGCGCGAGGCCGCCGGCGGCTGA
- the ccoN gene encoding cytochrome-c oxidase, cbb3-type subunit I, whose protein sequence is MDGLVLKAGGWFLISFLAMAAAALAVDGGFAVQMAIVAAAALAALVWTLRTADYEAMAGLARPKPAPTGYDDEIIRWGVIATMAWGIVGFLAGLYIALQLAFPALNLGLEYTTFGRLRPLHTSAVIFAFGGNALIATSFWVVQRTCRARLAFPGLARFTFWGYQLFIVLAASGYLLGITEAREYAEPEWYVDIWLTIVWVAYLAVYVGTIVRRHEPHIYVANWFYLSFIVTVAMLHIVNNLSMPASLFGSKSYSLFAGVQDALTQWWYGHNAVGFFLTAGFLGMMYYFVPKQAERPVFSYRLSIVHFWSLIFLYIWAGPHHLHYTALPDWAQTLGMVFSIMLWMPSWGGMINGLMTLSGAWDKIRTDPIIRMMVLALAFYGMSTFEGPLMSIKTVNSLSHYTDWTIGHVHSGALGWNGMITFAAVYFMTPRLWGRERLYSLRMINWHFWLATLGIVLYASSMWVAGIMQGLMWREYGADGYLVNAFADVVAAMKPYYLIRAAGGVLYLAGALIMAWNIAMTIRGRLRDEAPLSDAPYNPALDKPIQPAAA, encoded by the coding sequence ATGGACGGATTGGTATTGAAAGCCGGAGGCTGGTTTCTGATCAGTTTCCTGGCGATGGCGGCTGCGGCGCTCGCCGTGGATGGCGGCTTTGCCGTGCAGATGGCGATCGTGGCGGCAGCCGCGCTGGCCGCGCTGGTATGGACGCTGCGGACGGCTGACTATGAGGCGATGGCGGGCCTTGCCCGGCCGAAACCCGCGCCGACCGGCTATGATGACGAAATCATCCGCTGGGGCGTGATCGCGACGATGGCCTGGGGGATCGTCGGCTTTCTCGCCGGCCTCTACATCGCGTTGCAGCTGGCCTTTCCGGCGCTGAACCTGGGGCTGGAATATACGACGTTCGGGCGGCTGCGGCCGTTGCACACGTCGGCGGTGATCTTCGCGTTCGGCGGCAATGCGCTGATCGCGACCAGCTTCTGGGTGGTGCAGCGCACCTGCCGCGCCCGGCTGGCCTTCCCCGGCCTCGCCCGCTTCACCTTCTGGGGATATCAGCTGTTCATCGTGCTGGCGGCGAGCGGCTATCTGCTGGGCATTACCGAGGCCCGCGAATATGCCGAGCCGGAATGGTATGTCGATATCTGGCTGACGATCGTCTGGGTGGCGTATCTGGCGGTCTATGTCGGCACCATCGTGCGGCGGCATGAACCGCATATCTATGTCGCCAACTGGTTCTATCTGTCGTTCATCGTCACCGTGGCGATGCTCCACATCGTCAACAACCTGTCGATGCCGGCCAGCCTGTTCGGTTCGAAATCCTATTCGCTGTTCGCCGGCGTGCAGGATGCGCTGACGCAGTGGTGGTACGGGCATAACGCGGTCGGCTTCTTCCTGACCGCCGGCTTCCTCGGCATGATGTATTATTTCGTGCCCAAGCAGGCCGAACGCCCGGTCTTCAGCTACCGGCTGTCGATCGTCCATTTCTGGTCGCTGATCTTCCTCTACATCTGGGCGGGGCCGCACCACCTGCACTACACCGCGCTGCCCGATTGGGCGCAGACGCTGGGCATGGTCTTTTCGATCATGCTGTGGATGCCGAGCTGGGGCGGCATGATCAACGGCCTGATGACGCTATCGGGCGCGTGGGACAAGATCCGCACCGATCCGATCATCCGCATGATGGTGCTGGCGCTGGCCTTCTACGGCATGAGCACCTTCGAAGGCCCGCTGATGAGCATCAAGACCGTCAACAGCCTGTCGCATTATACCGACTGGACGATCGGCCATGTCCATTCGGGGGCGCTCGGTTGGAACGGGATGATCACCTTCGCCGCGGTCTATTTCATGACGCCCCGGCTGTGGGGCCGCGAGCGGCTCTATTCGCTGCGGATGATCAACTGGCACTTCTGGTTGGCGACGCTGGGGATCGTTCTTTACGCATCGTCGATGTGGGTGGCGGGCATCATGCAGGGGCTGATGTGGCGCGAATATGGGGCCGACGGCTACCTCGTGAACGCCTTTGCCGACGTCGTCGCCGCGATGAAGCCCTATTACCTGATCCGCGCTGCCGGCGGCGTGCTGTACCTGGCGGGCGCGCTGATCATGGCGTGGAACATCGCGATGACGATCCGTGGCCGCCTGCGGGACGAAGCACCGCTTTCCGACGCCCCCTACAATCCCGCGCTGGACAAACCGATCCAGCCCGCGGCCGCCTGA
- the ccoO gene encoding cytochrome-c oxidase, cbb3-type subunit II codes for MAIKKLDHGKIERNVTLLFILSLITVSIGGIVEIAPLFWIDSTVEKVEGVRPYTPLEQAGRNIYIREGCYNCHSQMIRPFRDEVERYGHYSLAAESMYDHPFQWGSKRTGPDLARVGGRYSDEWHVQHLADPQSVVPESIMPPYAFLRERKLVMPGVRDHLVALRRVGVPYSDEDLDKALDDLQAQADPDADTADLRKRYPKAQARDFDGDPKRVTEMDALVAYLQMLGTLVDTRAAEPMEQAK; via the coding sequence ATGGCCATCAAGAAACTCGATCACGGCAAGATCGAACGCAACGTCACCTTGCTTTTCATCCTTTCGCTGATCACCGTTTCGATCGGCGGCATCGTCGAGATCGCGCCCTTGTTCTGGATCGATTCGACGGTGGAGAAGGTGGAGGGCGTGCGGCCCTATACCCCGCTCGAACAAGCGGGCCGGAACATCTACATCCGCGAGGGTTGTTATAACTGCCACAGCCAGATGATCCGCCCGTTCCGCGACGAAGTGGAACGGTATGGGCATTACAGCCTGGCAGCGGAAAGCATGTACGATCACCCGTTCCAGTGGGGATCGAAGCGCACCGGGCCGGACCTGGCCCGCGTCGGCGGCCGTTATTCGGATGAATGGCACGTCCAGCACCTGGCCGATCCGCAATCGGTGGTGCCGGAATCGATCATGCCGCCTTACGCCTTCCTGCGCGAGCGCAAGCTGGTGATGCCCGGCGTGCGCGATCATCTGGTCGCGCTGCGCCGGGTGGGTGTGCCCTATAGCGACGAGGACCTCGACAAGGCGCTGGACGATCTGCAGGCGCAGGCCGATCCCGACGCCGACACCGCCGATCTGCGCAAGCGTTACCCCAAGGCGCAGGCCCGCGATTTCGATGGCGATCCCAAGCGCGTGACCGAAATGGATGCGCTGGTCGCCTACCTCCAGATGCTGGGCACGCTGGTCGACACCCGCGCGGCCGAACCGATGGAGCAGGCGAAATGA
- a CDS encoding cbb3-type cytochrome c oxidase subunit 3, protein MTYDALRHAADSWGLLFLTIVFLLAVWRACRPSARALHDDAAQIPFRDESPRHD, encoded by the coding sequence ATGACCTATGACGCCCTGCGTCACGCGGCGGACAGCTGGGGACTTTTGTTCCTGACGATCGTGTTCCTGCTGGCGGTGTGGCGCGCCTGCCGCCCATCCGCCCGCGCCCTGCACGACGATGCCGCCCAAATCCCCTTTCGCGATGAAAGCCCCCGTCATGACTGA
- the ccoP gene encoding cytochrome-c oxidase, cbb3-type subunit III has product MTDRNAKTDKSGATGGPEKTGPKTMGHEWDGIEELDNPMPRWWLWSFYASIVFAIGYCIVYPAIPLARSATAGTFGWTSRGDLKADIEKVEAGRAEFMRTVATTPIEQIDPQSPLMRQAVEGGRAAFKVHCVQCHGSGAAGSKGYPNLNDDDWLWGGDRAAIRQTLVHGIRQPDDDKTRLSMMPAFGRDGILTADQIHDVVSHVRVIAGQDKADASARRGAPLFEANCAVCHGSDGKGLRQFGAPNLTDRIWLYGGDRDSVTATVTNARGGVMPAWGQRLDPATINMLTAYVHSLGGGE; this is encoded by the coding sequence ATGACTGACAGGAACGCCAAGACAGACAAAAGCGGCGCAACCGGTGGTCCCGAAAAAACCGGCCCCAAGACGATGGGGCATGAGTGGGACGGTATCGAGGAACTGGACAATCCGATGCCACGCTGGTGGCTGTGGAGCTTCTATGCCTCGATCGTGTTCGCGATCGGCTATTGCATCGTCTATCCCGCGATCCCGCTGGCGCGCAGCGCGACCGCCGGCACGTTCGGCTGGACCAGCCGGGGCGACCTGAAGGCGGATATCGAGAAGGTCGAGGCGGGCCGGGCGGAGTTCATGCGCACGGTGGCGACAACGCCGATCGAACAGATCGATCCGCAGTCGCCGCTGATGCGCCAAGCCGTGGAAGGCGGGCGCGCCGCATTCAAGGTGCATTGCGTGCAGTGCCACGGATCGGGTGCGGCCGGCAGCAAGGGATATCCCAATCTGAACGACGACGACTGGCTGTGGGGTGGCGATCGCGCCGCGATCCGCCAGACGCTGGTCCACGGCATCCGCCAGCCCGATGACGACAAGACCCGGCTGTCGATGATGCCGGCATTCGGCCGCGACGGCATATTGACCGCGGATCAGATCCACGATGTCGTGTCCCACGTCCGCGTCATCGCCGGACAGGATAAAGCGGATGCCTCCGCACGGCGCGGCGCACCGCTGTTCGAGGCGAACTGCGCGGTGTGCCACGGCAGCGACGGCAAAGGCCTGCGCCAGTTCGGGGCGCCCAATCTGACGGACCGCATCTGGCTGTATGGCGGCGATCGCGACAGCGTGACCGCGACCGTGACCAATGCCCGTGGCGGGGTGATGCCGGCCTGGGGCCAGCGGCTGGACCCGGCCACGATCAACATGCTGACCGCTTATGTCCATTCGCTGGGTGGGGGCGAATAA
- the ccoG gene encoding cytochrome c oxidase accessory protein CcoG, translating into MAGHDDRTGGSGGLYVRRADIFPRAIDGFYRRLKWAIMAVTLTIYYVTPWLRWDRGAYAPDQAVLVDLANRRFYFFDIEIWPHEFYYVAGLLVMAGVGLFLVTSTVGRAWCGYACPQTVWTDLFLHIERAIDGDRNAQIRLRAAPLSAGKIAKRVLKHGIWLLIALLTGGAWVFYFADAPTLARDLLTGDAAVVAYSTVAVLAFTTYVLGGWMREQVCIYMCPWPRIQSAMLDERSLIVTYKDWRGEPRSRGMKKDAGAPTGDCVDCGACAAVCPTGIDIRDGAQFECITCALCIDACDDVMARIGRPRGLIDYATLEDCKAEAAGAPPVSIARTMLRPRTLLYFALWGVIGLAMMFALGNRTRMDLSVAHDRNPLWVQLSDGAIRNAYTIKLRNMESRPRDFVLTLDGLADGAMWESLGNEAESARTLRFSVAPDSVDQRRIYVRAGADGGAAEPFAFTLSAADGAHETDKAETRFDRPGDQP; encoded by the coding sequence ATGGCTGGCCATGACGATCGCACCGGGGGGAGTGGCGGGCTTTATGTCCGCCGCGCCGATATCTTCCCGCGCGCGATCGACGGCTTTTACCGCCGCCTGAAATGGGCGATCATGGCAGTGACGCTGACGATCTACTATGTCACGCCCTGGCTGCGGTGGGATCGCGGGGCTTATGCCCCCGATCAGGCGGTGCTGGTCGATCTGGCGAACCGCCGTTTCTATTTCTTCGATATCGAAATCTGGCCGCATGAATTTTATTATGTGGCCGGTTTGCTGGTGATGGCTGGTGTGGGCCTGTTCCTGGTCACATCCACCGTCGGCCGGGCGTGGTGCGGCTATGCCTGCCCGCAGACCGTGTGGACCGACCTGTTCCTGCATATCGAACGCGCGATTGATGGCGATCGCAATGCGCAGATCCGCCTGCGCGCCGCGCCGCTGAGCGCCGGCAAGATCGCCAAGCGTGTGCTGAAGCATGGCATCTGGCTGCTGATCGCCCTGCTGACCGGCGGCGCGTGGGTATTTTATTTCGCCGATGCGCCGACCCTGGCGCGCGACCTGCTGACCGGCGATGCGGCGGTGGTGGCTTATTCCACCGTCGCGGTGCTCGCCTTCACCACCTATGTGCTGGGCGGTTGGATGCGCGAACAGGTGTGCATCTACATGTGCCCATGGCCGCGCATCCAATCGGCCATGCTGGACGAACGATCGCTGATCGTCACCTACAAGGACTGGCGCGGCGAACCGCGCAGTCGGGGGATGAAGAAGGATGCGGGAGCGCCGACCGGCGATTGCGTCGATTGCGGCGCGTGCGCGGCGGTGTGCCCCACCGGCATCGACATTCGCGATGGCGCGCAGTTCGAATGCATCACCTGCGCCCTGTGCATCGATGCGTGCGACGATGTGATGGCGCGGATCGGCCGGCCGCGCGGGCTGATCGATTATGCCACTTTGGAAGATTGCAAGGCCGAAGCCGCCGGCGCGCCGCCGGTATCGATCGCCCGGACGATGCTGCGCCCGCGGACGTTGCTGTATTTCGCGCTGTGGGGGGTGATTGGCCTGGCCATGATGTTCGCGCTGGGCAACCGCACGCGGATGGACCTGTCCGTCGCGCATGATCGCAACCCATTGTGGGTGCAACTGAGCGATGGTGCGATCCGCAACGCCTACACCATCAAGCTGCGTAACATGGAATCGCGACCGCGCGATTTTGTGCTGACGCTGGATGGCCTGGCCGATGGCGCAATGTGGGAATCGCTGGGGAACGAGGCGGAATCCGCCCGTACGCTGCGGTTCAGCGTGGCGCCCGACAGCGTGGACCAGCGCCGCATCTATGTGCGTGCGGGGGCGGACGGGGGGGCGGCCGAACCCTTTGCCTTCACGCTCAGCGCCGCCGATGGCGCCCACGAAACCGACAAGGCCGAAACCCGCTTCGATCGTCCGGGAGACCAACCATGA
- a CDS encoding FixH family protein, with protein MTRPFTGRHMGIAMVAFFGVIISVNLLMATLATRSFGGLIVANGYVASRQYNGWLEAARTQDALGWTAAVARADGGVELIATAEGAALDGAAVTATASHPLGRLPARSLRFRAIGQGRYQSIEPLPAGRWRVHATLRKGGNDFRMVGDIAA; from the coding sequence ATGACCCGTCCTTTTACCGGCCGCCACATGGGGATCGCGATGGTCGCCTTTTTCGGCGTCATCATCAGCGTCAACCTGTTGATGGCGACGTTGGCGACGCGCAGTTTCGGCGGGCTGATCGTCGCCAACGGCTATGTCGCCAGCCGCCAATATAATGGCTGGCTGGAAGCGGCGCGCACGCAGGATGCGCTGGGCTGGACGGCCGCGGTGGCGCGCGCGGACGGCGGCGTCGAACTGATCGCCACGGCGGAAGGGGCCGCGCTGGATGGTGCCGCGGTAACGGCGACCGCATCGCATCCGCTGGGCAGGCTGCCGGCGAGGTCCTTGCGCTTTCGGGCGATCGGGCAGGGGCGGTACCAGTCGATCGAGCCGCTGCCGGCGGGGCGGTGGCGGGTCCATGCCACGTTGCGCAAAGGCGGGAACGATTTCCGCATGGTCGGGGATATCGCGGCATGA
- a CDS encoding heavy metal translocating P-type ATPase has translation MIAAAHSEFVLPGVRCAGCIAKIEGGLRDTPGVIEARVNFSAKRVAIDHDATIDVVALKDALAAIGFAAEPIKLASTQPDDREGRELVRAIGVAGFAAMNVMLLSVAIWSGAEGATRQLFHWLSAMIAMPAVAYAGRPFFRSAWGALRHGRTNMDVPISIGVLLATAISLFETIVGGRHAYFDGAVSLLFFLLAGRLLDNAMRNRARDGAAALLRQTAPGGTVLHPDGTSAWLAAEAIEPGMQLQVAMGERLAADGVVELGASSMDMAIITGESWPEPIAEGSRVVAGALNVDAPIIVRVTAAGPDTSISRMARLMEAAGQGRSHYVRLADRAARYYAPAVHLLAALSFAGWMIAGAGWHESLLIAVTVLIITCPCALGLAVPVAQVVAAGALMRRGVLVKDGSALERLAEADCARFDKTGTLTVGRPEPVGEWVLADAEAPLALALARASRHPLSAALVRTLEGKGVQAADVADLLEIPGLGVEATWQGKWVRLGRPEWVGVTGHDRLATAFALEGAPPRLLEFADRLRPDAAAAIRRMERDGFDVAIISGDRGEAVAPVARELGLLALVGMTPEAKLAAVERLEQAGRKVLMVGDGLNDGPALAAGHVSIAPASASDVGQTAADILFLGDSLMPVPIAVSAARRTLRVVRQNFALAIGYNVLAVPLAIAGYVTPLVAAVAMSSSSIIVIANALRLRRCAR, from the coding sequence ATGATCGCCGCAGCGCATAGCGAGTTCGTGCTGCCTGGCGTGCGCTGCGCCGGATGCATCGCCAAGATCGAAGGGGGGTTGCGCGACACGCCCGGCGTGATCGAGGCGCGGGTGAACTTTTCCGCCAAGCGCGTGGCGATCGACCATGATGCGACGATCGATGTGGTTGCGCTGAAGGATGCGCTGGCGGCCATCGGTTTTGCCGCCGAGCCGATCAAACTGGCGTCGACGCAGCCCGATGATCGCGAGGGACGCGAACTGGTGCGGGCGATCGGCGTGGCCGGGTTTGCCGCGATGAACGTGATGCTGTTGTCGGTGGCGATCTGGTCCGGCGCGGAAGGCGCGACGCGGCAATTGTTCCACTGGCTATCGGCGATGATCGCGATGCCGGCGGTGGCCTATGCCGGGCGGCCATTCTTCCGTTCGGCGTGGGGCGCGCTCAGGCACGGGCGGACCAACATGGACGTGCCGATTTCGATCGGCGTGCTGCTGGCGACGGCGATCAGCCTGTTCGAAACGATCGTCGGCGGGCGGCACGCCTATTTCGACGGCGCGGTATCGCTGCTGTTCTTCCTGCTGGCGGGGCGCCTGCTCGATAATGCCATGCGCAACCGCGCGCGCGACGGGGCGGCGGCCCTGCTGCGGCAGACCGCGCCGGGCGGCACCGTGCTGCACCCCGACGGGACGAGCGCGTGGCTGGCGGCCGAAGCGATCGAGCCGGGCATGCAATTGCAGGTGGCGATGGGCGAACGGCTGGCTGCGGACGGTGTGGTCGAGCTTGGCGCCAGCAGCATGGACATGGCGATCATCACCGGCGAAAGCTGGCCCGAACCGATCGCCGAAGGCAGCCGCGTCGTGGCCGGTGCGCTGAATGTCGATGCGCCGATCATCGTGCGCGTGACGGCGGCCGGGCCGGATACCAGCATATCGCGGATGGCGCGGCTGATGGAAGCGGCGGGGCAGGGGCGATCGCATTATGTGCGGCTGGCCGATCGCGCGGCGCGTTATTATGCGCCGGCGGTGCATCTGCTGGCGGCATTGAGCTTTGCCGGCTGGATGATCGCGGGCGCGGGCTGGCATGAATCGCTGCTGATCGCGGTGACGGTGCTGATCATCACCTGCCCGTGCGCGCTGGGGCTGGCGGTGCCGGTGGCGCAGGTGGTGGCGGCGGGCGCGCTGATGCGGCGCGGCGTGCTCGTCAAGGATGGGTCCGCGCTGGAACGGCTGGCGGAGGCGGATTGCGCGCGGTTCGACAAGACCGGGACATTGACCGTGGGCCGGCCCGAGCCGGTGGGGGAATGGGTGCTGGCGGATGCGGAAGCGCCGCTGGCGCTCGCCCTGGCGCGGGCGAGCCGGCACCCCCTGTCGGCGGCGCTGGTGCGCACGCTGGAAGGCAAGGGCGTACAGGCGGCGGACGTCGCCGACCTGCTGGAAATTCCCGGGCTTGGCGTGGAGGCGACGTGGCAGGGCAAATGGGTGCGGCTTGGCCGGCCCGAATGGGTGGGCGTGACGGGACACGACCGGCTGGCGACGGCCTTTGCGCTGGAAGGCGCGCCGCCGCGCCTGCTGGAATTTGCCGATCGGCTGCGGCCGGACGCGGCCGCTGCGATCCGCCGGATGGAGCGCGACGGGTTCGATGTCGCGATCATTTCGGGTGATCGGGGCGAAGCGGTGGCGCCGGTGGCGCGCGAACTGGGGTTGCTGGCGCTGGTTGGCATGACGCCCGAAGCCAAGCTGGCCGCGGTCGAGCGGCTGGAACAGGCAGGGCGCAAGGTACTGATGGTCGGCGACGGCCTCAATGATGGCCCGGCGCTCGCCGCCGGCCATGTTTCGATCGCGCCGGCATCGGCCAGCGACGTCGGCCAGACCGCCGCCGATATCCTGTTCCTGGGCGATAGCCTGATGCCCGTGCCGATCGCGGTTTCGGCCGCGCGGCGGACGTTGCGGGTGGTTCGCCAGAATTTCGCGCTGGCGATCGGCTATAACGTGCTGGCGGTGCCGCTGGCGATCGCGGGCTATGTGACGCCGCTGGTGGCGGCGGTGGCGATGTCGTCGTCGTCGATCATCGTTATCGCCAATGCGCTGCGGCTACGGAGGTGCGCACGATGA